A section of the Oceanivirga salmonicida genome encodes:
- a CDS encoding YfcC family protein, which translates to MSNKKERKSLSAYSIIFILLIIIAILTYLLPRLSEGVTAEMISENSSVVDGVVPATLATVFMAPFNGFKDAVDVCVFVLLLGGFLGIVTKTGALDAGIAALVKKLKGNEIILIPILMTLFSIGGSTYGMAEETIAFYSLICATMVAAGFDSLVGAATILLGAGVGVLGSTVNPFATGVAMGAINATGIEVSNGKVMLLGVILWITSLIAATIYVMRYAKKVKADKGSIFLSLQEQEDMKKSFGHVNFENTEFTGRQKFTLVVFAFTFVIMILSLIAWGEYDIHIFEGWSSYLTGTSLGEWYFGELSMWFTFAGIVIAVINGFSEKETVDSFMAGAADILSVVLVIALSRGVSVLMQATYLDKYILNVASSGLSGLQAYIFAPASYLLYMVLSFLIPSTSGLAGVSMPIMGPLAAKLGYSPEVMIMIFSGACGLINLITPTSGVVMGGLSTAKIEFSTYIKWVMKLVGIIFVLNIIILTLAMIIL; encoded by the coding sequence ATGAGCAATAAAAAAGAGCGTAAATCATTATCGGCATATTCAATAATATTTATACTATTAATAATAATAGCAATATTAACTTATTTACTACCTAGATTATCAGAAGGTGTAACTGCTGAAATGATAAGTGAAAATTCAAGTGTAGTAGATGGAGTTGTTCCAGCAACATTAGCAACAGTATTTATGGCTCCATTTAATGGATTTAAGGATGCAGTAGATGTATGTGTATTCGTACTATTACTAGGTGGATTTTTAGGTATAGTTACTAAAACTGGTGCATTAGATGCAGGTATAGCAGCATTAGTAAAAAAATTAAAAGGAAATGAAATAATTTTAATACCTATACTTATGACATTATTCTCTATTGGAGGATCTACATATGGTATGGCAGAAGAAACAATAGCATTTTATAGTTTAATATGTGCTACTATGGTTGCGGCAGGATTTGATAGTTTAGTAGGTGCTGCTACTATCTTATTAGGAGCAGGAGTAGGGGTTTTAGGTTCTACTGTTAATCCATTTGCGACAGGAGTTGCTATGGGAGCAATTAATGCTACTGGTATAGAAGTTAGTAATGGTAAAGTAATGTTATTAGGGGTAATATTATGGATTACTTCATTAATAGCAGCAACTATATATGTAATGAGATACGCTAAAAAAGTTAAAGCTGATAAAGGTTCTATATTCTTATCATTACAAGAACAAGAAGATATGAAAAAATCTTTTGGACATGTAAATTTTGAAAATACTGAATTTACGGGAAGACAGAAGTTCACATTGGTAGTATTCGCATTCACATTTGTAATAATGATTTTATCATTAATTGCTTGGGGAGAATATGATATTCATATATTTGAAGGATGGTCATCATATTTAACAGGAACTTCATTAGGAGAATGGTATTTTGGAGAATTATCTATGTGGTTTACTTTTGCAGGTATAGTAATAGCAGTTATAAATGGATTTAGTGAAAAAGAAACAGTTGATTCATTTATGGCAGGTGCTGCTGACATATTATCAGTTGTATTAGTAATTGCATTATCTCGTGGAGTTTCTGTATTAATGCAAGCAACTTATTTAGATAAATATATATTAAATGTAGCATCATCAGGATTGTCTGGATTACAAGCATATATATTTGCACCAGCATCTTACTTACTATATATGGTATTATCATTCTTAATACCATCAACTTCAGGATTAGCAGGAGTTTCAATGCCTATAATGGGACCATTGGCTGCTAAATTAGGTTACAGTCCAGAAGTTATGATAATGATATTCTCAGGAGCATGTGGATTAATAAACTTAATAACTCCAACTTCAGGTGTTGTTATGGGTGGATTATCAACTGCTAAAATAGAATTTTCAACATATATTAAATGGGTTATGAAGTTAGTAGGAATAATATTTGTATTAAATATTATAATCCTTACACTAGCAATGATTATTTTATAA
- a CDS encoding C69 family dipeptidase, giving the protein MKKTMLTIGMFVAAVYAIACTAFIAGKNATVDGSMISARNEDLKGVNPKKFVIMKPAIHKRGEMFVNPDTGFKWPMPRKTLKYSILPDSDPSGGVFGEAGFNENGVSASTTVSANANDAILKHDPYVKGGITEPDMASLILMSAKDARDGIKIIANIIDKVGAGEGNILVVADKNEMWYMEIYTGHQYVAVKVPDDSYAVFPNAYYLGNYNFNDKDVIASKDIENLPKKHKLAKNGKNGKFHLALTYREENSPYNVVRIQQGQNYFTPSSPVKYDENATYELFRKPDKKISVEDVMNFLRYRYEGTEFDANIAKNKGKVRPIGDESTLESHVIQMRKDKLSVMWLSMGTAEHSVYVPFYENISKVPMTYRVDNNEYEPNSIYWAMKSLHIVARENRDFYTPGIRKHWSGMEKDFIAKQKEEDKKISQMSKKEAEQYANKIFAEKTSMVKKDADKMFSQLMKFAGNLTERKLIDNKERFEFKK; this is encoded by the coding sequence GTGAAAAAAACTATGCTAACAATTGGTATGTTTGTTGCAGCAGTATATGCAATAGCTTGTACAGCATTTATTGCAGGTAAAAATGCAACAGTAGATGGTTCAATGATAAGTGCTAGAAATGAAGATTTAAAGGGAGTAAATCCGAAAAAGTTTGTTATTATGAAACCGGCAATTCATAAAAGGGGAGAAATGTTTGTTAATCCAGATACAGGGTTTAAGTGGCCAATGCCAAGAAAAACATTAAAATATTCTATATTACCTGATTCTGATCCATCAGGTGGAGTGTTTGGAGAAGCAGGATTTAATGAAAATGGTGTGTCTGCTTCAACGACAGTTTCAGCAAATGCTAATGATGCAATTTTAAAACATGATCCATATGTTAAAGGTGGAATAACAGAACCTGATATGGCATCATTAATTTTAATGAGTGCTAAAGATGCAAGAGATGGTATTAAAATTATTGCAAACATAATTGATAAAGTTGGAGCAGGAGAAGGGAATATATTAGTTGTTGCTGACAAAAATGAAATGTGGTATATGGAAATATACACAGGTCATCAATATGTTGCAGTAAAAGTTCCTGATGATTCATATGCAGTTTTTCCTAATGCATATTATTTAGGAAATTATAATTTCAATGACAAAGATGTTATAGCATCAAAAGATATTGAAAATTTACCAAAAAAACATAAATTAGCAAAAAATGGTAAAAATGGTAAATTCCATTTAGCTTTAACTTATAGAGAAGAAAATAGTCCATATAATGTAGTGAGAATACAACAAGGACAAAATTATTTTACTCCATCTTCACCAGTAAAATATGATGAAAATGCAACTTATGAATTATTTAGAAAACCAGATAAAAAAATATCAGTTGAAGACGTTATGAATTTTTTAAGATATAGATATGAAGGAACTGAATTTGATGCTAATATAGCAAAAAATAAAGGAAAAGTAAGACCAATAGGTGATGAATCAACACTTGAATCTCATGTTATACAAATGAGAAAAGACAAATTAAGTGTTATGTGGTTATCTATGGGAACAGCGGAACATTCAGTTTATGTTCCATTTTATGAAAATATATCAAAAGTGCCTATGACATATCGTGTTGATAATAATGAATATGAACCAAATTCAATATACTGGGCAATGAAATCATTACACATAGTAGCAAGAGAAAATAGAGATTTCTATACTCCAGGTATAAGAAAACATTGGTCTGGTATGGAAAAAGATTTTATAGCTAAACAAAAAGAAGAAGATAAGAAAATATCACAAATGAGTAAAAAAGAAGCAGAACAATATGCGAATAAGATATTTGCTGAAAAAACTTCAATGGTTAAAAAAGATGCAGATAAAATGTTTAGTCAATTAATGAAATTTGCAGGTAACTTAACTGAAAGAAAATTGATAGACAATAAAGAAAGATTTGAATTTAAGAAGTAA
- the arcC gene encoding carbamate kinase, with protein MKKYRLVIALGGNALGKNPNEQLELVKSTAKAIVSMAKEGHEVIIGHGNGPQVGMINLAMDYAANGEVKTPYMPFAECGAMSQGYIGYHLQQAIREELKKENLDREVATIVTQVLVDKNDTAFKNLTKPIGMFYNKEQADEIIKEKGFTFVEDAGRGYRRVVASPKPIEIVELKIVKQLVEAGNIVITVGGGGIPVIQTENGLKGVDAVIDKDKSSAKLAQDLNADKLVILTAVDKVCINFNKPNQQELDVLDVNTANKYIEEGHFAKGSMLPKVEACLEFVNNSNGEAIITSLENASIALKGETGTVIKK; from the coding sequence ATGAAAAAATATAGATTGGTTATAGCTTTAGGAGGAAATGCATTAGGTAAAAACCCTAATGAACAACTAGAATTAGTTAAAAGTACTGCTAAAGCTATAGTTTCTATGGCCAAAGAGGGACATGAAGTAATAATAGGACATGGAAACGGACCGCAAGTAGGTATGATAAACTTAGCAATGGATTATGCAGCAAATGGAGAAGTTAAGACTCCATATATGCCTTTTGCAGAGTGTGGTGCTATGAGTCAAGGCTATATAGGTTATCATCTTCAACAAGCAATAAGAGAAGAGTTGAAAAAAGAAAACTTAGATAGAGAAGTAGCAACAATAGTAACACAAGTATTAGTTGATAAAAATGACACAGCATTTAAAAATTTAACTAAACCTATTGGAATGTTCTATAATAAAGAACAAGCAGATGAAATAATAAAAGAAAAAGGATTTACATTTGTTGAAGATGCAGGTCGTGGTTATAGAAGAGTAGTGGCTTCACCTAAACCTATTGAAATTGTAGAATTAAAAATAGTTAAACAATTAGTTGAAGCAGGTAATATAGTAATCACTGTTGGTGGTGGTGGTATACCTGTTATACAAACTGAAAATGGTTTAAAAGGTGTAGATGCAGTAATTGATAAGGATAAATCAAGTGCTAAATTAGCCCAAGACTTAAATGCAGATAAATTAGTAATATTAACTGCAGTAGATAAAGTATGTATAAACTTCAATAAACCTAATCAACAAGAATTAGATGTATTAGATGTTAATACAGCAAACAAATATATAGAAGAAGGACACTTTGCAAAAGGTTCAATGTTACCTAAAGTTGAAGCTTGTTTAGAATTTGTTAATAATTCTAATGGGGAAGCAATAATAACTTCACTTGAAAATGCTAGCATAGCATTAAAGGGAGAAACAGGTACAGTAATAAAAAAATAG
- the argF gene encoding ornithine carbamoyltransferase, translating into MPKNLQGKSFLKLLDFTSEEVRDLLKLSRQFKELKRTRTPHKYLEGKNIVLLFEKTSTRTRCAFEVAGMDLGMGVTYLDPGSSQMGKKESIADTARVLGRMYDGIEYRGFSQVLVEELAKYAGVPVWNGLTDLYHPTQMLADMLTIEENFGYLKGLNFTFMGDARNNVANSLMVVCSMLGLNFTACGPKELKPEASLIAKCKEIAKQNGGSLTFTESVSKGCKDADVIYTDIWVSMGEPDSVWEERIKLLKPYQVNKKAMSYAKDEAIFLHCLPSFHDLNTTIGKEINDKFGIPEMEVSNEVFESPQSKVFDEAENRMHTIKAVMYATLK; encoded by the coding sequence ATGCCAAAAAATTTACAAGGAAAGAGTTTTTTAAAACTATTAGACTTCACATCAGAAGAAGTTAGAGATTTATTAAAGCTATCTAGACAATTTAAAGAATTAAAAAGAACTAGAACACCACATAAATATTTAGAAGGAAAAAATATAGTTTTACTATTTGAAAAAACTTCTACAAGAACAAGATGTGCTTTTGAAGTAGCTGGAATGGATTTAGGAATGGGAGTAACTTACTTAGATCCGGGTTCATCACAAATGGGTAAAAAAGAAAGTATAGCAGATACAGCAAGAGTATTAGGAAGAATGTATGATGGTATAGAATACAGAGGATTTAGCCAAGTATTAGTTGAAGAACTAGCAAAATATGCAGGAGTACCTGTATGGAATGGTTTAACTGATTTATATCATCCAACTCAAATGTTAGCAGATATGTTAACAATAGAAGAAAACTTTGGATATCTTAAAGGATTAAACTTTACATTTATGGGAGATGCTAGAAATAATGTTGCTAACTCATTAATGGTTGTTTGTTCAATGCTTGGATTAAACTTTACAGCATGTGGACCAAAAGAATTAAAACCTGAAGCTAGTTTAATTGCTAAATGTAAAGAAATCGCAAAACAAAATGGTGGAAGTCTAACATTTACAGAATCAGTTTCAAAAGGTTGTAAAGATGCTGATGTAATTTATACTGACATATGGGTATCTATGGGAGAACCAGATTCAGTATGGGAAGAAAGAATTAAATTATTAAAACCTTACCAAGTTAATAAAAAAGCTATGTCATATGCGAAAGATGAAGCAATATTCTTACATTGCTTACCATCATTCCATGACTTAAATACAACTATTGGTAAAGAAATAAATGATAAATTCGGAATACCTGAAATGGAAGTATCAAACGAAGTATTTGAAAGCCCTCAATCAAAAGTCTTCGATGAAGCTGAAAATAGAATGCATACAATAAAAGCAGTTATGTATGCAACATTAAAATAA